From Nitratidesulfovibrio vulgaris str. Hildenborough, a single genomic window includes:
- the ruvC gene encoding crossover junction endodeoxyribonuclease RuvC: MAASVTVIGIDPGSQCTGWGIVREASGVLTLVDCGAIRPKGGDFAARLGDLYRQLADVVRAHTPDEAAVEDVHAAQNVATALKLGQARGVVVAACAAHGVPVIDYRPSVIKKALVGTGRAEKEQVGYMVGQVLGVRPDWKLDTGDALAAAICHLNQRRLTRLAGLA, encoded by the coding sequence ATGGCGGCTTCCGTCACGGTCATAGGCATAGACCCCGGTTCGCAGTGTACGGGTTGGGGCATCGTGCGCGAGGCTTCGGGCGTGCTCACGCTCGTCGATTGCGGGGCCATTCGCCCCAAAGGCGGCGATTTCGCTGCGCGCCTCGGTGACCTCTACCGTCAGCTTGCCGATGTCGTCCGCGCCCATACCCCCGACGAGGCGGCGGTCGAAGACGTCCATGCGGCGCAGAACGTGGCTACGGCCCTCAAGCTGGGGCAGGCGCGCGGGGTCGTCGTGGCTGCGTGTGCCGCGCACGGTGTGCCGGTCATCGACTACAGGCCGTCGGTCATCAAGAAGGCACTGGTCGGTACGGGCAGGGCAGAGAAGGAACAGGTGGGCTACATGGTCGGGCAGGTGCTTGGCGTGCGACCCGACTGGAAACTCGACACCGGTGATGCCCTTGCCGCAGCCATCTGCCATCTGAACCAGCGGCGCCTGACGCGTCTGGCGGGGTTAGCCTGA
- a CDS encoding RlmE family RNA methyltransferase — protein sequence MKKYRDHYFLKAKQENYPARSVYKLKEIDNRFKIFRQGMKVLDLGAAPGSWSLGAAEKVGPRGRVLACDLQETDTVFPDNVTFMQENVFERSEAFENLLDEIAPFDVVISDMAPRTTGTRFTDQARSLELCLEALAVADRCLIKGGSFVVKIFMGPDVQELVQAMRQRFSAVKSFKPKSSRAESKETFYVCLGYRGVETSDTDK from the coding sequence ATGAAGAAATACCGCGACCATTACTTTCTCAAGGCCAAGCAGGAGAACTATCCCGCCCGGTCTGTCTACAAGCTTAAGGAAATCGACAACAGATTCAAGATATTCCGTCAGGGCATGAAGGTGCTCGACCTCGGTGCCGCCCCCGGCTCGTGGTCTCTTGGCGCGGCCGAGAAGGTGGGGCCACGCGGGCGCGTGCTGGCCTGCGACCTTCAGGAGACGGATACCGTCTTCCCGGACAACGTCACCTTCATGCAGGAGAACGTCTTCGAGCGTTCAGAGGCGTTCGAGAACCTGCTTGACGAGATAGCACCCTTCGACGTGGTCATCAGCGACATGGCCCCCCGCACCACCGGAACGCGCTTCACCGACCAGGCGCGGTCGCTGGAATTGTGCCTTGAGGCACTTGCAGTGGCCGACCGTTGCCTGATAAAGGGCGGCAGTTTCGTGGTCAAGATTTTCATGGGGCCTGACGTGCAGGAACTGGTACAGGCGATGCGCCAGAGGTTCAGTGCCGTCAAGTCGTTCAAGCCCAAGAGTTCGCGGGCTGAAAGCAAGGAAACGTTCTATGTCTGCCTCGGCTACCGCGGGGTGGAGACATCGGACACCGACAAGTGA
- a CDS encoding YebC/PmpR family DNA-binding transcriptional regulator, with product MAGHSKWANIQHRKGRQDAKRGKMFTKAAKEIIIAAKAGGDPVGNSRLRAAIAAAKAINLPKDKIENAIKKGTGELAGGDILEMAYEGYGPGGVALIVEVATDNKNRTVAEVRHILSKHGGSMGESGCVAWMFDRKGVITLEKDKYTEEQLMEVALEAGAEDVTDEGESWEVVTAAADFNAVREALEAAGVEMQSAEFTMVPQNEIEVDAETGRKLMRLVDALEDNDDVQNVHANFDLPDELLAELG from the coding sequence ATGGCAGGACACAGCAAATGGGCAAACATCCAGCACCGCAAGGGCCGTCAGGACGCCAAGCGGGGCAAGATGTTCACGAAGGCCGCCAAGGAAATCATCATCGCAGCCAAGGCAGGCGGTGACCCCGTCGGCAACTCGCGTCTGCGTGCCGCCATTGCTGCGGCCAAGGCCATCAACCTGCCCAAGGACAAGATAGAGAACGCCATCAAGAAAGGCACGGGCGAACTTGCCGGTGGCGACATCCTTGAAATGGCCTACGAAGGGTACGGCCCCGGCGGTGTGGCACTCATCGTCGAAGTGGCTACCGACAACAAGAACCGCACCGTGGCCGAAGTGCGTCACATCCTCAGCAAGCACGGCGGTTCCATGGGCGAGTCGGGGTGCGTGGCGTGGATGTTCGACCGCAAGGGCGTCATCACCCTCGAGAAGGACAAGTACACCGAAGAGCAGCTCATGGAAGTGGCGCTCGAAGCCGGTGCCGAGGACGTGACCGATGAAGGCGAAAGCTGGGAAGTGGTGACCGCCGCTGCCGATTTCAACGCCGTGCGCGAAGCCCTCGAAGCCGCTGGCGTGGAGATGCAGTCCGCCGAATTCACCATGGTTCCGCAGAACGAGATAGAAGTCGACGCGGAGACGGGCCGCAAGCTCATGAGGCTTGTGGACGCCCTCGAAGACAACGACGACGTGCAGAACGTGCACGCCAACTTCGACCTGCCGGACGAACTGCTCGCCGAACTGGGCTAG
- a CDS encoding glycosyltransferase family protein, which translates to MPRPQRSRITGEDGSQRTLASGPDAYDCITMPQANAAAPGVLVLGLGPVPADVMAVVERLMAGRGHSIRDNADTTGPAPCGTDGDILRGHNAHFAHLAHLAETSSPSPQATAPRHTAPTTGDDPTLPIGDDGRAATSATARIIYIECDAFAAVMPPAWHAAIPGHWLRAHPDDLQTLLRHVGHVVTFRQAARLFPSFWGPMLGRVMAARIAPRTPQGSSRTVLLPGTERSLLLPEIEAALIDEGYTPLRVAPDDLNTRLPRILADERPTMLLSVNLQGLDAAGERFRLLQACGVPVALWCVDNPWHLLSALRTPWWRETLLCVTDASFIPALRAHGAQHVLHLPLAASPHHFAPVEVNAQCPPAAYDDTSGTPLQTILFVGRSGFPDKARFFAGCRVSDDDLAAARDLLDAADAPRQPDFHWWTERQGLTRLWPDKTVRTAGYGAESCALLRRIRYLEAACDVGLTVVGDTAWRDHLPRLHDLRPPVDYYGTLPRLYRQAQLTLNVTSLLLPAGLTQRHFDVWMAGGFCITDATPGLDIFPKRLAAEVSMSHPSALPVLCRRLEDDATLRGDLAAAWRTCITEAHTYSHRLLTLFAALDALDRT; encoded by the coding sequence ATGCCACGTCCGCAGAGAAGCCGCATCACCGGCGAAGACGGTTCGCAACGCACCCTCGCAAGCGGCCCGGACGCCTACGACTGCATAACCATGCCACAGGCGAACGCCGCCGCACCGGGTGTTCTCGTGCTGGGACTCGGCCCGGTACCGGCTGACGTCATGGCTGTGGTCGAAAGGCTCATGGCGGGGCGCGGGCATTCCATCCGAGACAACGCAGACACCACCGGCCCCGCCCCCTGTGGCACCGACGGCGACATCCTCCGAGGCCACAACGCCCACTTCGCCCACCTCGCCCACCTCGCTGAGACCTCCAGCCCCAGCCCACAGGCTACCGCGCCCCGACACACTGCACCGACCACAGGTGACGACCCCACGTTACCCATCGGCGATGACGGCAGGGCTGCCACTTCCGCCACAGCCCGAATCATCTACATCGAATGCGACGCCTTCGCCGCAGTCATGCCCCCCGCATGGCACGCTGCCATTCCCGGACACTGGCTGCGGGCGCACCCCGACGACCTTCAGACGCTCTTGCGCCATGTCGGGCACGTCGTCACCTTCCGGCAGGCGGCAAGGCTCTTCCCTTCGTTCTGGGGGCCGATGCTTGGAAGGGTCATGGCGGCACGCATCGCGCCTCGCACACCGCAAGGGAGCTCGCGCACCGTCCTCCTGCCGGGCACCGAACGTTCGCTGCTTCTGCCTGAAATCGAAGCCGCCCTCATCGACGAGGGATATACCCCCCTGCGCGTCGCACCCGACGACCTGAACACGCGGCTGCCGCGCATCCTTGCCGATGAACGCCCGACCATGCTGCTGTCGGTCAACCTACAAGGGCTTGATGCCGCCGGAGAACGCTTCCGTCTGCTACAGGCATGCGGCGTGCCCGTGGCCCTGTGGTGCGTGGACAACCCGTGGCATCTGCTTTCGGCCCTGCGCACCCCGTGGTGGCGCGAGACCCTGCTGTGCGTGACCGACGCCAGCTTCATCCCCGCCCTCCGTGCCCACGGCGCGCAACACGTCCTGCATCTGCCGCTGGCCGCCAGCCCGCACCATTTCGCCCCTGTCGAAGTGAACGCGCAATGCCCCCCAGCCGCGTATGACGACACGTCCGGGACGCCTCTCCAGACGATTCTCTTCGTCGGACGCTCCGGCTTTCCCGACAAGGCACGCTTCTTCGCCGGATGCCGTGTCTCCGACGACGACCTCGCCGCCGCGCGCGACCTGCTGGACGCCGCCGACGCCCCACGCCAGCCCGACTTCCACTGGTGGACAGAACGGCAGGGGCTGACGAGGCTGTGGCCCGACAAGACTGTACGCACCGCCGGGTATGGCGCCGAATCGTGCGCCCTGCTGCGCCGCATTCGCTACCTTGAGGCCGCGTGCGACGTGGGTCTCACCGTAGTGGGCGATACGGCATGGCGCGACCATCTCCCGCGCCTGCACGACCTGCGTCCTCCGGTGGACTATTACGGCACGCTGCCACGACTCTACCGGCAGGCACAGCTGACGCTGAACGTCACCAGTCTGCTGCTGCCCGCCGGACTGACGCAACGGCACTTCGACGTATGGATGGCGGGCGGCTTCTGCATCACCGATGCCACCCCCGGACTCGACATCTTCCCGAAGAGACTCGCCGCAGAAGTGAGCATGTCCCACCCCTCTGCCCTGCCAGTGCTGTGCCGTCGGCTGGAAGACGACGCCACACTGCGTGGGGACCTTGCCGCTGCATGGCGAACCTGCATCACCGAAGCGCACACCTACAGCCACAGACTCCTCACTCTCTTCGCGGCACTGGACGCCCTCGACAGAACATAG